The Arthrobacter sp. NicSoilC5 genome has a window encoding:
- a CDS encoding RNA degradosome polyphosphate kinase, with product MNPEPSGTATSQDVAVPVRARFGSSEVPASRATQDRIDIPEFAPNLQPEGDIRPDRFLDRELSWLAFNSRVLELAEDPTLHLLERVSFLSIFASNLDEFFMVRVAGLKRRIATGLAVPSPAGLSPVEVLERISEEAHRLQQRHSQVFAEQIRPALAYEHIHVMQWGELDDAAQQQLSVMFAEKVFPILTPLAVDPAHPFPYISGLSLNLAVVVRNPVSDKELFARVKVPDQLPRLISIDGPRAGAVPGRVARFIALEEVIAVHLDKLFPGMEVLEHHTFRVTRNEDVEVEEDDAENLLQALEKELLRRRFGPPVRLEVTNDINPNIRALLIRELGVEESEVYSVPAPLDMRGLSVIAGIDRADLHYPKHVPHTSRYLNESETSKAANVFAAMRRRDILLHHPYDSFSTSVQAFLEQAAADPKVQAIKQTLYRTSGDSPIVDALIDAAEAGKQVLALVEIKARFDEQANISWARKLEQAGVHVVYGIVGLKTHCKLSLVVRQEVDGLRRYCHIGTGNYHPRTARYYEDLGLLTANDQVGEDLSKLFNQLSGYAPKSTFKRLLVAPRSVRSGLIDRIETEIRNARAGVPGHVQIKVNSMVDEAIIDSLYRASQAGVKVDVVVRGICSLRPGVPGLSDNITVRSILGRFLEHSRVFAFANGGDPVVYIGSADMMHRNLDRRVEALVQLSSPDDITYVLDLLRRYMDPETSSWHLDNEGRWIRHHLSEDGKPLEDVQSWLLASRPRQRSLSRR from the coding sequence ATGAACCCGGAACCGTCCGGAACAGCCACGTCCCAGGATGTTGCGGTGCCTGTCCGGGCCCGCTTCGGCTCCTCCGAGGTACCGGCATCACGGGCCACCCAGGACCGGATCGACATCCCTGAGTTCGCACCGAACCTGCAGCCGGAAGGCGACATCCGCCCTGACCGGTTCCTGGACCGCGAGCTGAGCTGGCTTGCCTTCAATTCCCGCGTGCTGGAACTGGCGGAAGACCCCACCCTCCACCTGCTGGAACGGGTGAGCTTCCTGTCCATCTTCGCCTCCAACCTGGACGAGTTCTTCATGGTCCGCGTGGCAGGCCTCAAGCGCCGCATCGCCACCGGACTCGCCGTCCCCTCCCCTGCCGGCCTGAGCCCGGTTGAGGTGCTGGAGCGGATCAGCGAGGAAGCCCACCGGCTCCAGCAGCGGCATTCGCAGGTCTTCGCGGAGCAGATCCGCCCCGCCCTGGCCTACGAGCACATCCACGTCATGCAGTGGGGGGAACTGGACGACGCCGCCCAGCAGCAGCTCAGCGTCATGTTCGCGGAAAAGGTCTTCCCCATCCTCACGCCCCTTGCCGTGGATCCGGCGCATCCGTTCCCCTATATCTCGGGCCTTTCACTGAACCTTGCCGTGGTGGTCCGGAACCCGGTCAGCGACAAGGAGCTCTTCGCCCGCGTCAAGGTCCCCGACCAGCTGCCGCGGCTGATCTCCATCGACGGCCCGCGCGCCGGTGCCGTGCCGGGCCGGGTGGCACGGTTCATCGCGCTTGAAGAAGTCATCGCCGTGCACCTGGACAAGCTGTTCCCCGGCATGGAGGTCCTGGAGCACCACACCTTCCGCGTGACGCGCAACGAGGACGTGGAGGTGGAGGAGGACGATGCCGAAAACCTCCTGCAGGCACTGGAGAAGGAACTCCTCCGCCGCCGGTTCGGCCCGCCCGTCCGGCTGGAAGTCACCAACGACATCAACCCCAATATCCGGGCACTGCTGATCCGTGAACTGGGGGTCGAAGAGTCCGAGGTGTACTCGGTGCCCGCACCGCTGGACATGCGGGGCCTGTCCGTCATTGCCGGGATCGACCGTGCGGACCTGCACTACCCCAAGCATGTCCCGCACACGTCGCGGTACCTGAACGAGTCCGAGACATCCAAGGCTGCCAACGTGTTCGCCGCCATGCGGCGCCGGGACATCCTGCTGCACCACCCGTACGATTCGTTCTCCACGTCAGTACAGGCGTTCCTGGAACAGGCCGCGGCGGACCCGAAGGTCCAGGCCATCAAGCAGACCCTGTACCGCACCTCCGGCGACTCCCCCATCGTGGACGCCCTGATCGACGCTGCCGAGGCCGGCAAGCAGGTCCTGGCCCTGGTGGAGATCAAGGCCAGGTTCGATGAGCAGGCCAACATCTCCTGGGCCCGCAAACTGGAACAGGCCGGCGTGCACGTGGTGTACGGCATCGTGGGCCTGAAAACCCACTGCAAGCTTTCGCTGGTGGTACGGCAGGAGGTGGACGGCCTTCGCCGCTACTGCCACATCGGCACCGGCAACTACCATCCGCGCACTGCACGGTACTACGAGGACCTGGGCCTGCTGACTGCCAACGACCAGGTGGGCGAGGACCTTTCCAAGCTGTTCAACCAGCTTTCCGGCTACGCGCCCAAGTCAACCTTCAAGCGCCTGCTGGTGGCACCCCGCTCCGTGCGCTCCGGGCTCATCGACCGGATTGAGACGGAGATCCGCAATGCCCGGGCAGGTGTGCCGGGCCATGTGCAGATCAAGGTGAACTCAATGGTGGACGAGGCCATCATCGACTCCCTGTACCGTGCATCCCAGGCGGGTGTGAAGGTGGACGTGGTGGTCCGCGGCATCTGCTCCCTGCGCCCCGGCGTTCCCGGCCTGAGCGACAACATCACGGTGCGTTCCATCCTGGGCCGGTTCCTTGAACACTCGCGGGTGTTCGCCTTTGCCAACGGCGGGGACCCCGTGGTGTACATCGGCTCCGCGGACATGATGCACCGTAACCTGGACCGACGGGTGGAGGCGCTGGTGCAGCTCAGCAGCCCGGACGACATCACCTACGTCCTTGACCTCCTGCGCCGCTACATGGACCCGGAAACCTCCAGCTGGCACCTCGACAACGAGGGCCGCTGGATCCGGCACCACCTCTCCGAGGACGGGAAGCCGCTTGAAGACGTCCAGTCCTGGCTGCTGGCGTCCCGTCCGCGGCAACGCAGCCTGAGCCGGCGATAA
- a CDS encoding flavodoxin family protein — translation MEEGTRKAAGAPAGYGDLKAVFFNGTLKKSPQTSNTDGLIRISRRIMEKQGVSTTVIRTVDHDIATGVYPDMTQYGWATDEWPELYPAVQEADIVVVAGPIWLGDNSSQTKKLIERLYAHSGELNGKGQWAFYPKVGGCLITGNEDGIKHCAMNVLYSLQHIGFSIPPQADAGWIGPVGPGPSYLDEGSGGPETDFTNRNTTFMTWNLLHLARILKDAGGYPAYGNLPGEWAAGTRFDFENPEYR, via the coding sequence GTGGAAGAAGGCACCAGGAAAGCAGCAGGAGCGCCGGCCGGTTACGGCGACCTCAAGGCTGTCTTTTTCAACGGCACGCTCAAGAAGTCGCCCCAGACCTCCAACACGGATGGACTGATCCGCATCAGCCGCCGGATCATGGAAAAGCAGGGCGTCAGCACCACGGTGATCCGCACGGTGGACCACGATATCGCCACCGGCGTCTACCCGGACATGACCCAGTACGGCTGGGCCACCGACGAATGGCCCGAGCTTTACCCCGCGGTCCAGGAAGCCGACATTGTTGTGGTGGCCGGACCCATCTGGCTGGGGGACAACTCCTCCCAGACCAAGAAGCTGATCGAACGCCTCTACGCCCACTCCGGGGAGCTCAACGGCAAGGGCCAATGGGCGTTCTACCCGAAAGTCGGCGGCTGCCTGATCACCGGAAACGAAGACGGCATCAAGCACTGCGCCATGAACGTCCTGTACAGCCTTCAGCACATCGGCTTCAGCATCCCGCCGCAGGCCGATGCCGGTTGGATCGGGCCGGTGGGCCCCGGGCCCAGCTACCTGGATGAAGGCTCGGGTGGCCCGGAGACGGACTTCACCAACCGGAACACCACATTCATGACGTGGAACCTCCTGCACCTGGCCAGGATCCTGAAGGACGCCGGGGGCTATCCCGCGTACGGAAACCTGCCGGGCGAATGGGCTGCCGGTACAAGATTCGATTTCGAAAACCCGGAATACCGCTGA
- a CDS encoding response regulator transcription factor — protein MSHILLLTNSTGSSVDILPALELLNHRVHILPAEPTALLETDPCDIVLLDARKDLVGARSLTQLLKATGLSAPLVLILTEGGMAAVSSAWAVDDIVLDSAGPAEVEARIRLSVARAVPEQEDTPSEIRAAGVVIDEASYTARVNGAPLNLTFKEFELLKYLAQHPGRVFTRQQLLTEVWGYDYYGGTRTVDVHVRRLRAKLGADHENLISTVRNVGYRLTLVRQQEDELTEA, from the coding sequence ATGTCGCACATCCTGTTACTGACCAACAGCACCGGTTCTTCGGTGGACATCCTGCCTGCCCTCGAGCTGCTGAACCACAGGGTCCATATCCTCCCCGCCGAGCCGACGGCCCTCCTCGAAACAGACCCCTGCGACATTGTCCTGCTGGACGCCCGCAAGGACCTGGTGGGCGCCCGCTCCCTCACCCAGCTCCTGAAAGCCACTGGCCTCAGCGCCCCGCTCGTGCTGATCCTCACTGAGGGTGGCATGGCTGCGGTGTCCTCCGCGTGGGCCGTTGACGACATCGTCCTCGATTCCGCCGGCCCCGCCGAGGTGGAGGCCCGCATCCGGCTGTCCGTTGCCCGGGCCGTACCCGAGCAGGAAGACACCCCGAGCGAAATCCGTGCCGCGGGCGTCGTCATCGATGAGGCAAGCTACACGGCCCGGGTCAACGGGGCGCCCCTGAACCTGACCTTCAAGGAGTTCGAACTCCTGAAGTACCTGGCCCAGCACCCCGGCCGCGTCTTCACCCGGCAGCAGCTGCTTACCGAGGTCTGGGGTTACGACTACTACGGCGGCACGCGCACCGTGGATGTCCACGTCCGGCGGCTGCGGGCCAAGCTCGGCGCAGACCACGAGAACCTGATCAGCACCGTCAGGAACGTGGGCTACCGCCTCACCCTGGTCCGGCAGCAGGAAGATGAACTCACCGAGGCTTGA
- a CDS encoding FABP family protein, giving the protein MPIEIPTDLTPELVPLSWLIGEWEGRGRLGSGDEDSEHFLQHVSFTHNGLPYLQYRAESWLTDDEGTRLRPLTVETGFWALERKQLDADGGPGLVPADIVPVLKSADEVEALRNKDGGFDISVSISHPGGISELYYGQIKGPQIQLTTDMVMRGSHSKDYSAATRIFGLVDGNLLWRWDVAAGGEAGKGLEAHASAFLHKVS; this is encoded by the coding sequence ATGCCCATTGAGATTCCTACAGACCTGACCCCCGAACTCGTCCCCCTTTCCTGGCTCATCGGTGAGTGGGAGGGCCGGGGCCGGCTGGGCAGCGGCGACGAGGATTCCGAACACTTCCTGCAGCACGTTTCCTTCACCCACAACGGCCTGCCGTACCTGCAGTACCGTGCCGAAAGCTGGTTGACCGACGACGAAGGCACGCGCCTGCGGCCGCTCACCGTCGAGACGGGTTTCTGGGCGCTGGAGCGCAAGCAGCTTGATGCCGACGGCGGTCCCGGCCTGGTGCCCGCCGACATCGTGCCGGTGCTGAAGAGTGCCGACGAGGTTGAGGCACTGCGCAACAAGGACGGCGGCTTCGACATCTCCGTGTCCATCTCGCATCCCGGCGGAATCTCGGAGCTGTACTACGGCCAGATCAAGGGTCCCCAGATCCAGCTGACCACCGACATGGTGATGCGCGGCAGCCACTCGAAGGACTACAGTGCGGCCACCCGCATTTTCGGGCTGGTGGACGGCAACCTGTTGTGGCGGTGGGACGTTGCCGCGGGCGGCGAGGCAGGGAAGGGCCTGGAGGCACACGCTTCCGCGTTCCTGCACAAGGTTTCCTGA
- a CDS encoding permease — MTAELQAPVRSLGSWTVGVVGIAGLIAIIAGVYASPEALVVVGILIAAAVGIGWPHFLRIPAKKTLAAVIALPGAGAAVAAGLAPAPGYLDWTPAFVALGMMAVFVVQLIRGTGQAQRLESTLGCCAGVLLSCLGAGWIAGSRFNGVREMLLVAAISAAVALLAGLIRWPDSIVAPLGVVLAGLAGPLAGLVLSDIAVLPAAVFGVVVGAVLASFRRLATLRGAPLNIPAALGMGLAPVSAVGSLAYFIDKLLIY, encoded by the coding sequence ATGACGGCGGAACTGCAGGCGCCCGTCCGTTCGCTTGGCTCCTGGACCGTTGGCGTCGTCGGGATAGCCGGCCTTATTGCGATTATCGCCGGGGTCTACGCCTCGCCGGAAGCGCTCGTGGTGGTGGGTATCCTGATCGCCGCGGCCGTGGGCATCGGCTGGCCGCACTTCCTGCGCATTCCCGCCAAAAAGACCCTCGCCGCCGTCATCGCCCTGCCGGGCGCAGGCGCCGCAGTAGCGGCGGGCCTGGCGCCCGCCCCCGGGTACCTGGACTGGACACCCGCCTTCGTTGCCCTGGGAATGATGGCCGTTTTCGTGGTGCAGTTGATCCGCGGCACCGGGCAGGCGCAGCGGCTGGAGTCCACCCTTGGATGCTGCGCAGGTGTCCTCTTGTCCTGCCTCGGCGCGGGCTGGATTGCCGGCTCCCGGTTCAACGGTGTCCGGGAAATGCTGCTGGTGGCGGCGATCAGCGCCGCAGTGGCCCTGCTGGCAGGGCTTATCCGCTGGCCGGACAGCATCGTCGCCCCGCTGGGAGTGGTGCTTGCCGGACTGGCCGGACCGCTTGCCGGGCTGGTCCTGTCGGACATCGCCGTCCTGCCGGCCGCCGTCTTCGGCGTGGTGGTCGGTGCGGTCTTGGCCAGCTTCCGGCGGCTGGCAACGCTCCGCGGTGCCCCGCTGAACATCCCGGCCGCGCTGGGCATGGGCCTTGCCCCTGTTTCGGCCGTCGGATCCCTCGCGTACTTCATAGACAAACTACTCATCTACTAA
- a CDS encoding glycine cleavage T C-terminal barrel domain-containing protein, with protein sequence MTTPSPLLSRTGAVVAAGPDAGVAAHYGEPLREQRALAAGTAVVDLSHRGVVTVTGPDRLSWLNTLSSQQVAALKPGESSELLLLSVQGRIDFDARVVDDGESTWLIVEAAEAAPLAEYLNRMKFMLRVEIADVSADWAVVGSTRAVPEWSGHLAWQDPWPHVSAGGYSYATVSEENHPGLERPWFEYLIPAAGLEDAVAGRALAGVLAAEALRVAAWRPRIGAETDDKTIPHELDLLRTAVHLAKGCYKGQETIARVHNLGHPPRRLVFLQLDGSQHTLPAAGSPVMAGERKVGTVTSVAQHYEMGPVALAVIKRSVAPDEILTVLDGDEPYPAVQELIVAPDAGQVVGRQTGFLRGPR encoded by the coding sequence ATGACTACGCCCAGCCCTTTGTTGTCGCGCACCGGGGCCGTCGTGGCCGCCGGCCCTGACGCCGGGGTCGCCGCCCACTACGGCGAGCCGCTGCGCGAGCAGCGCGCCCTTGCTGCCGGAACCGCCGTCGTCGACCTTTCCCACCGCGGCGTGGTCACCGTCACCGGGCCGGACCGGCTCAGCTGGCTGAATACCCTGTCCTCACAGCAGGTGGCAGCCCTGAAACCCGGCGAGTCCAGCGAACTGCTGCTCCTTAGCGTCCAGGGCCGCATCGACTTCGACGCCAGGGTGGTCGACGACGGGGAGAGCACCTGGCTGATCGTGGAGGCAGCCGAAGCCGCCCCGCTTGCCGAGTACCTCAACCGCATGAAGTTCATGCTGCGGGTGGAGATCGCCGACGTTTCGGCGGACTGGGCCGTTGTGGGCAGCACACGTGCCGTGCCCGAATGGTCCGGCCACCTCGCCTGGCAGGATCCGTGGCCGCACGTCTCCGCCGGCGGATACTCCTACGCCACCGTCTCAGAGGAGAACCATCCCGGGCTTGAGCGCCCTTGGTTCGAGTACCTTATCCCCGCCGCCGGGCTGGAGGACGCCGTCGCCGGGCGGGCGTTGGCCGGCGTGCTCGCCGCCGAGGCCCTCCGGGTCGCAGCGTGGCGCCCCAGGATCGGGGCCGAGACGGACGACAAGACCATCCCGCACGAACTGGACCTGCTGCGCACCGCCGTGCACCTGGCCAAGGGCTGCTACAAGGGGCAGGAAACCATCGCCCGCGTCCACAATCTTGGCCACCCGCCGCGCAGGCTGGTGTTCCTGCAGCTGGACGGTTCGCAGCACACCCTGCCCGCTGCCGGGAGTCCCGTCATGGCCGGGGAGCGGAAAGTGGGGACCGTGACCTCGGTGGCGCAGCACTACGAAATGGGTCCCGTCGCCCTGGCAGTCATCAAGCGTTCCGTGGCCCCGGATGAAATACTGACGGTCCTGGACGGCGACGAGCCGTATCCGGCCGTCCAGGAACTCATCGTCGCCCCCGACGCCGGCCAGGTCGTGGGGCGCCAGACCGGATTCCTGAGGGGGCCACGCTGA
- a CDS encoding DHA2 family efflux MFS transporter permease subunit, whose product MENVEKPWPALWSLVIGFFMILIDSTIVSVANPRIMEGLNADINSVIWVTSAYLLAYAVPLLITGRLGDRFGPRKLYLLGLVVFTLASLWCGLAQNVETLIAARVVQGLGAAVMTPQTMAVITRIFPPDRRGSAMAIWGATAGMATLVGPILGGVLVDGLGWEWIFFINVPIGVVGFILAMRNVPALSTHPHRFDIPGVLLSAVGLFLLVFGIQEGETYNWGTITGPISVWGLIIAGLVVLAAFVAWQRFNKGEPLLPLGLFRDRNFSLANLGITMVGFTVTSFSLPLIFYYQLVRGLTPTQSALLMVPMALISGGMAPVVGKIVDRVNPKYLAAGGLTLMAVALVWNGLLMQPDTPILLFLLPSAVLGFANAGIWAPLSTTATRNLPPRQAGAGSGVYNTTRQFGAVLGSAAIAVLIQSRLAAELPSRGPGAPSGEGMGMGGGTLPGFLHAGFSTAMAQSILLPAAVVLVAAAVALFFAKPKPAQDWGAAGSPASAKVDAGLDSAG is encoded by the coding sequence GTGGAAAACGTAGAAAAGCCGTGGCCGGCGCTGTGGTCCCTGGTGATCGGGTTCTTCATGATCCTGATCGACAGCACCATCGTCTCGGTGGCCAATCCCCGGATCATGGAGGGCCTGAACGCCGACATTAACTCGGTGATCTGGGTGACCAGTGCCTACCTGCTGGCCTACGCCGTTCCCCTGCTCATCACGGGCCGGCTGGGTGACAGGTTCGGCCCCCGGAAGCTGTACCTGCTCGGCCTGGTGGTGTTCACCCTGGCCTCCCTCTGGTGCGGCCTGGCCCAAAACGTGGAAACCCTTATCGCCGCCCGCGTGGTGCAGGGGCTAGGCGCAGCGGTCATGACGCCTCAGACCATGGCGGTCATCACCCGCATCTTTCCGCCGGACCGCCGCGGTTCCGCCATGGCCATCTGGGGTGCCACGGCCGGCATGGCCACCCTGGTGGGGCCCATCCTGGGCGGTGTCCTGGTGGACGGCCTGGGCTGGGAGTGGATCTTCTTCATCAACGTGCCCATCGGCGTCGTGGGCTTCATCCTGGCAATGCGCAACGTCCCGGCGCTGAGCACGCACCCGCACCGGTTCGACATCCCCGGCGTCCTGCTGAGCGCCGTCGGGCTCTTCCTGCTGGTCTTCGGCATCCAGGAAGGCGAGACGTACAACTGGGGCACCATCACCGGACCCATCAGCGTCTGGGGACTCATTATTGCCGGCCTTGTTGTCCTGGCCGCGTTCGTGGCGTGGCAGCGGTTCAATAAAGGCGAGCCGCTCCTGCCGCTGGGTCTGTTCCGGGACCGGAACTTCTCCCTCGCCAACCTTGGAATCACGATGGTGGGGTTCACCGTCACGTCCTTCAGCCTGCCGCTGATCTTCTACTACCAGCTGGTCCGCGGTCTGACGCCCACCCAGTCGGCACTCCTGATGGTGCCCATGGCGCTGATCTCAGGCGGCATGGCGCCGGTGGTGGGCAAGATCGTGGACCGGGTCAACCCGAAATATCTGGCCGCCGGCGGCCTGACGCTGATGGCTGTCGCCCTGGTCTGGAATGGCCTGCTCATGCAGCCGGACACGCCCATCCTGCTGTTCCTGCTTCCCAGCGCAGTCCTGGGCTTTGCCAACGCCGGCATCTGGGCACCGTTGAGCACAACCGCAACCCGGAACCTGCCGCCGCGCCAGGCCGGCGCAGGCTCCGGGGTGTACAACACCACCCGGCAGTTCGGGGCCGTGCTGGGCAGCGCTGCGATCGCCGTCCTCATCCAGTCCCGGCTGGCGGCCGAACTCCCGTCCCGCGGCCCCGGCGCCCCATCCGGTGAGGGCATGGGCATGGGCGGCGGTACGCTTCCCGGGTTCCTGCACGCAGGGTTTTCGACGGCAATGGCCCAGTCGATCCTCCTCCCCGCCGCAGTGGTGCTGGTTGCCGCAGCCGTTGCCCTGTTCTTTGCCAAGCCGAAGCCGGCCCAGGACTGGGGCGCCGCGGGGAGCCCTGCGTCAGCGAAGGTGGACGCTGGTCTGGATTCCGCCGGCTGA
- a CDS encoding ankyrin repeat domain-containing protein, with amino-acid sequence MTENTAPVHAGAEATEGHDDDALALAHTLFQAARDGSDELLGAYLDAGVPATMTNSAGDSLLMLAAYHGHAGTVELLLQHGAEANTANDRGQTPLAGAAFKGYTDVARVLLGAGADPDAGAPSARAAAQMFARSEILDLLG; translated from the coding sequence ATGACCGAGAACACCGCGCCCGTCCACGCCGGGGCGGAGGCAACGGAGGGGCACGACGACGACGCGCTGGCTTTGGCGCACACGCTCTTCCAAGCTGCCCGTGACGGCAGCGACGAGCTGCTGGGTGCCTACCTGGACGCCGGGGTGCCCGCCACCATGACGAACTCCGCCGGCGATTCCCTTCTGATGCTCGCGGCCTACCACGGGCACGCCGGCACCGTTGAGCTGCTCCTGCAGCACGGTGCGGAAGCCAACACCGCCAACGACAGGGGCCAAACCCCGCTCGCAGGAGCGGCGTTCAAGGGCTACACGGACGTGGCCCGGGTTCTGCTGGGCGCCGGAGCGGATCCGGACGCCGGTGCGCCGTCGGCACGGGCAGCGGCGCAGATGTTTGCCCGCTCGGAGATCCTGGACCTGCTGGGCTGA
- the mshD gene encoding mycothiol synthase produces MTPAHPQKWPVHVVRGGADQQLLKDCRDLLAAAEESDGNPSISEQTLVTMRAGDSAEHTLLTLALYAPDEDSDPVTGQDLAGFAVVVEEQDGTGILEIAVHPSYRNQGVADRLVGALKEVRGFDGLKAWSHGNHEAAADLAARYGYAPVRELWKMRMTTAGADLPDAGLPDGVAIRAFVPGKDEEAWLAANRAAFAHHPEQGGLTRADLDARMAEDWFDPSGFLLAEDRDGRLLGYHWTKVHPRHGEHPAIGEVYVVGVTPEAQGMGLGKALTIAGIKHLRDAGLNGVMLYVDADNAPAVALYRRLGFTRWDMDVMYGPAGG; encoded by the coding sequence ATGACTCCAGCGCATCCGCAGAAGTGGCCCGTCCATGTCGTCCGGGGCGGAGCTGACCAGCAACTGCTGAAAGACTGCCGCGACCTTTTGGCTGCGGCTGAGGAATCGGACGGCAACCCCTCCATTTCCGAGCAAACCCTGGTGACCATGCGGGCCGGGGATTCGGCCGAGCACACGCTGCTGACGCTGGCCCTCTACGCCCCGGACGAGGACTCCGACCCGGTGACCGGCCAGGATCTAGCGGGCTTCGCCGTCGTGGTTGAAGAGCAGGACGGAACCGGCATCCTGGAAATCGCCGTCCATCCCTCGTACCGGAACCAGGGTGTGGCGGACCGGCTGGTGGGTGCGCTGAAGGAGGTCCGGGGCTTTGACGGGCTTAAGGCGTGGTCCCACGGCAACCACGAGGCCGCTGCCGACCTTGCCGCCCGCTATGGGTACGCGCCGGTGCGCGAGTTGTGGAAGATGCGGATGACGACGGCGGGCGCGGACCTGCCCGACGCCGGCCTTCCGGACGGGGTGGCCATCCGCGCCTTCGTCCCCGGCAAGGATGAGGAGGCGTGGCTGGCCGCCAACCGGGCGGCGTTCGCCCACCACCCCGAGCAGGGCGGCCTCACCAGGGCCGACCTCGACGCGCGCATGGCCGAGGACTGGTTCGACCCGTCCGGCTTCCTCCTGGCGGAAGACCGGGACGGGCGCCTGCTGGGATACCACTGGACCAAGGTCCACCCCCGCCACGGTGAGCATCCTGCGATCGGCGAGGTTTACGTGGTGGGCGTGACGCCGGAGGCGCAGGGCATGGGCCTGGGCAAGGCGTTGACCATTGCCGGCATCAAACACCTCCGCGACGCAGGATTAAATGGCGTGATGCTTTACGTGGATGCTGACAACGCCCCGGCCGTTGCCCTGTACCGCCGGCTCGGCTTCACCCGCTGGGACATGGACGTCATGTACGGCCCGGCCGGCGGGTAG
- a CDS encoding NUDIX hydrolase, giving the protein MSSDALVADQTDHPGEPIAVTAAGAIPWRAGRDGLEVLLIHRPRYDDWSWPKGKIDAGETIPECAVREVWEEIGLKAPLGIPLPPIHYHVASGLKVVHYWAVRVNGDSLVPDGKEVDSVMWCAPEKAARLLSNPSDVGPLEYLRDAHERGELDTWPLLVLRHAKAKPRSSWSKAEGERPLAATGSRQAQAVGRLLEVWKPMRVVTSPWLRCVATVAPYARATGAKVKLAEGLTEHKHQRSPKKTAAVIESLVDKQRAVVVCTHRPALPTVLKQLATHMPSHLAKLLPAHEPFLSPGEVVVCHVANSGKKRVVAVEQFKPFDD; this is encoded by the coding sequence TTGTCGAGCGATGCACTCGTAGCTGACCAGACTGACCACCCGGGGGAACCCATAGCTGTAACTGCTGCGGGCGCCATTCCCTGGCGCGCCGGCAGGGACGGCCTGGAGGTCCTGCTGATCCACCGGCCCCGCTATGACGACTGGTCATGGCCCAAGGGAAAGATCGACGCCGGCGAGACAATCCCCGAATGCGCCGTCCGTGAGGTGTGGGAGGAGATCGGCCTCAAGGCGCCCCTGGGGATACCGCTGCCGCCCATCCACTACCACGTGGCGTCCGGGCTCAAGGTGGTCCACTACTGGGCGGTCAGGGTCAACGGTGACAGCCTGGTTCCGGACGGCAAGGAAGTGGACAGCGTCATGTGGTGCGCCCCCGAAAAGGCCGCCCGCCTGCTGTCCAACCCGTCCGACGTCGGCCCGCTTGAATACCTGCGCGACGCGCATGAACGCGGGGAGCTGGACACCTGGCCCTTACTGGTGCTCCGCCATGCCAAGGCCAAGCCGCGCTCGTCCTGGAGCAAGGCCGAGGGCGAACGCCCGTTGGCGGCCACCGGATCCCGGCAGGCCCAGGCCGTGGGCCGGCTCCTGGAGGTATGGAAGCCCATGCGGGTGGTGACCAGCCCCTGGCTGCGCTGCGTCGCAACCGTGGCCCCGTATGCCCGGGCCACGGGCGCGAAAGTGAAGCTCGCGGAGGGCTTGACCGAGCACAAGCACCAGCGGAGTCCGAAGAAAACCGCCGCCGTCATCGAGTCCCTGGTCGATAAGCAACGGGCCGTGGTGGTCTGTACCCACCGGCCTGCCCTGCCCACAGTGCTCAAGCAGCTTGCCACCCACATGCCATCACACCTGGCGAAGCTGCTGCCCGCCCATGAGCCGTTCCTGTCACCGGGCGAGGTGGTGGTCTGCCATGTGGCCAACAGCGGTAAAAAACGGGTTGTAGCGGTGGAACAGTTCAAGCCCTTTGACGACTAA